Proteins from one methanogenic archaeon mixed culture ISO4-G1 genomic window:
- a CDS encoding PHP domain-containing protein, which produces MQNSADGRVRFERPDMDWIRESNMLCADMHFHTIHSDSFTSVKRALTLAKKRGVGLAITDHNLIVGSLNAKELNKDYGLFIVPGIEISSWDGPHILVYFYSYDEMEEYWTENVKPNLSPNPWLAIDKGTQWILDSLEDVNCVVSAAHPLGYLSSVKGVQKAIDRGRLDPEISRRFDAYEVICSGMFRDENMRARDCANEYGIGFTGGTDGHLLHELGHVLTLSDATDLDGFLDDIVKHRNIIVGSEKDVPMKTVMAMASLSRFAMHIPTSVYRKAQIVRYRGTENYPRKEDRTVAD; this is translated from the coding sequence ATGCAGAATTCAGCGGATGGCCGGGTCAGATTCGAGAGACCGGATATGGATTGGATCCGGGAATCGAACATGCTATGCGCGGATATGCATTTCCACACCATTCATTCAGATTCATTCACATCGGTGAAGAGGGCCCTGACCCTTGCCAAGAAGAGAGGAGTGGGTCTGGCGATAACGGATCACAATCTCATCGTCGGCTCCCTGAACGCAAAGGAACTGAACAAGGATTACGGCCTGTTCATTGTCCCAGGGATCGAGATCAGTTCCTGGGATGGGCCCCACATACTGGTGTACTTCTACAGCTACGATGAGATGGAAGAGTATTGGACGGAAAACGTGAAGCCGAACCTCTCCCCCAACCCTTGGCTGGCGATAGACAAGGGTACGCAGTGGATACTCGATTCCCTCGAAGATGTCAATTGCGTCGTCTCGGCGGCGCATCCCCTGGGTTATCTGTCATCCGTCAAGGGGGTGCAGAAAGCGATCGACAGGGGAAGATTGGACCCGGAGATTTCGAGAAGGTTCGATGCTTACGAGGTGATCTGCAGCGGTATGTTCCGCGACGAGAATATGAGGGCGAGGGATTGCGCGAATGAGTACGGCATAGGTTTCACCGGCGGTACGGACGGGCATCTCCTGCATGAGCTGGGTCATGTACTCACATTATCGGATGCCACCGATCTGGACGGGTTCCTCGATGATATCGTGAAGCACAGGAACATCATAGTCGGCAGTGAGAAGGATGTTCCCATGAAGACGGTCATGGCCATGGCGAGTCTGAGCCGCTTTGCCATGCACATCCCGACATCGGTGTATAGGAAGGCGCAGATCGTCCGCTACCGGGGGACCGAGAACTATCCCCGGAAAGAGGACCGAACAGTGGCCGATTAA
- a CDS encoding adenine phosphoribosyltransferase, with the protein METRNIEKAYLDSKIVMKGDYPYFINSISDGNPPVTRELLDEIVGGFQRLADMDTDVYLAPEAMGIPIASALTMRTGVPFQIIRKRGHGTPGEIVITKSTGYETSKLYVSSIEPGTKVILVDDVLSTGGTMEATVKALRDHGIIVERALVVLNKSPDIEAFSKKIDLEICSLIDVGVEDGKPVIKNKKTGLL; encoded by the coding sequence ATGGAAACGAGAAACATCGAAAAGGCCTACCTGGATTCCAAGATCGTGATGAAAGGGGATTACCCGTACTTCATCAACTCCATATCGGACGGCAACCCGCCCGTGACGCGCGAACTGCTCGACGAGATCGTCGGCGGTTTCCAGAGATTGGCAGACATGGACACCGATGTGTATCTCGCACCTGAGGCCATGGGTATACCCATCGCCTCGGCCCTGACCATGCGCACAGGTGTACCCTTCCAGATCATACGCAAGAGGGGGCACGGGACCCCCGGTGAGATCGTGATCACCAAGAGCACCGGATACGAGACATCCAAGCTGTATGTGAGCTCGATCGAGCCCGGTACCAAGGTGATCCTCGTGGACGATGTCCTGAGCACCGGAGGGACCATGGAGGCCACCGTCAAGGCCCTGCGCGACCACGGCATCATAGTGGAGAGGGCCCTGGTGGTCCTCAACAAGAGCCCCGACATCGAGGCTTTCTCCAAGAAGATCGATCTGGAGATCTGCTCCCTGATCGACGTCGGCGTCGAGGACGGGAAACCCGTCATCAAGAACAAGAAGACCGGACTGCTGTGA
- a CDS encoding sodium/glutamate symporter GltS — MFELSLDAYQSAGVGAVVLIAGFFLVKHSPLLRKYCIPAAVIGGLVFSLIMLVTYEADIMEVTFDNTFSDLCMRVFFCSVGFLASFSMLRSGGRILTVMVVMIIVLVTLQNVIGVTAVSLFGQDPKYGLALGSISLCGGHGTAAAYGSLLVEEYGLVGADVVAIASATFGLAIAGFMGGPLAGQLIKRNGLHPESATLESTEEKEQPIVNERFLKALILIVICMGAGTFVNAGLDGVGITVPGYFGALVVAIVVRNVADLSGYEVPEKEIEVVGWICLCVFLAMALMAMKLWQLASLATTMIVTLLIQTVVLAAFVYYIVFRLTGRNYESAALCAGTVGFGMGATPNAVANVEALMLEHGPAPMAYFMIPILGGVFMDIINVSILTVFLNVL, encoded by the coding sequence GTGTTCGAACTCTCCCTAGATGCCTATCAGAGTGCCGGCGTCGGCGCTGTGGTCCTGATAGCGGGATTCTTCCTGGTCAAGCATTCCCCGCTGCTCAGGAAGTACTGCATCCCCGCAGCGGTCATAGGCGGCCTGGTGTTCTCACTGATCATGCTGGTCACCTATGAGGCCGACATCATGGAGGTCACGTTCGACAACACGTTCTCGGACCTCTGCATGAGGGTGTTCTTCTGCTCCGTCGGTTTCCTGGCATCGTTCAGCATGCTGAGGTCCGGAGGCAGGATCCTCACCGTGATGGTCGTCATGATAATCGTCCTCGTGACACTCCAGAACGTGATAGGCGTCACAGCCGTGTCGCTGTTCGGCCAGGATCCGAAATACGGCCTCGCCCTGGGATCAATATCCCTCTGCGGAGGGCACGGGACGGCAGCGGCATACGGGAGCCTCCTGGTGGAGGAATACGGACTCGTGGGGGCGGATGTGGTTGCCATCGCATCGGCGACCTTCGGACTCGCCATCGCGGGTTTCATGGGCGGGCCTCTCGCGGGGCAACTCATAAAGAGGAACGGCCTGCACCCAGAGTCGGCCACCCTGGAGTCCACCGAGGAAAAGGAACAGCCCATCGTGAACGAGCGCTTCCTGAAGGCATTGATCCTCATAGTAATCTGCATGGGTGCTGGCACATTCGTGAACGCAGGCCTTGACGGCGTGGGGATCACCGTTCCCGGTTACTTCGGGGCACTGGTTGTGGCCATAGTAGTGAGGAACGTGGCGGACCTTTCCGGATACGAGGTGCCCGAGAAGGAGATCGAGGTCGTGGGATGGATATGCCTGTGCGTGTTCCTGGCCATGGCCCTAATGGCCATGAAGCTCTGGCAGCTTGCCAGCCTGGCGACGACCATGATTGTCACACTCCTGATCCAGACCGTGGTCCTGGCCGCCTTCGTGTATTACATCGTGTTCAGGCTGACGGGCAGGAACTACGAATCCGCCGCGCTCTGCGCCGGTACAGTGGGTTTCGGCATGGGTGCGACCCCCAACGCCGTCGCCAACGTGGAGGCCCTGATGCTGGAGCACGGTCCGGCACCCATGGCCTACTTCATGATCCCGATCCTGGGCGGGGTGTTCATGGACATCATCAACGTGAGCATCCTGACCGTCTTCCTCAACGTCCTCTGA
- a CDS encoding excinuclease ABC subunit A UvrA has translation MEIPNHIEVRGAKIHNLKNIDVDIPLNKVVGIAGVSGSGKSSLALGTLYAEGSRRYLEALSTYTRRRMTQASRSEVDDIRYVPAALALHQRPGVPGIRSTFGTSTELLNNVRLMYSRLANHRCPNGHYLEPNIDFAAMIDIRCPVCGAVVSPPSAEDLAFNSTGACKKCGGTGVVHEVDESTLVPDESKTIDEGAVLPWQTLMWSLMKDIARDNGVRTDVPFRDLTEKEREFVLHGPPNKHHLLYYNEKSGNAGEMDFTYYSAAYTVENALSKVKDEKGMKRVEKFLKFGTCPCCNGTRLSEEARAPLLRGISIDKTCQMTLSELTEWVKGVPGSLPPKMVPMAESICESFHDTARRLLDLGLGYLTLDRATSTLSTGERQRAQLARSVRNRTTGVLYVLDEPSIGLHPSNVEGLIGVMDDLISDGNSIVLVDHDTQILRRSDWIVELGPKAGAEGGNVIAEGTVDDLISDKGSMIGRFLKEGNNDLRKRCGRDEVFAKGSITMSTDRIHTVKPLSVRIPRGRMTVVTGVSGSGKTTMVLDSLVPAMESAIVGRELPSHVKSVDLGGISRVKLIDATPIGINVRSTVATYADVHDELRKVFARTDSAKDRNVKAGDLSYNTGRLRCPLCDGTGSISLDVQFLPDVDIPCPDCNGSRYCPDAFKITRTSKNGGTQSLPELMEMDVDTALEACSDLKVVRNRLQMLHDVGLGYLTLGEATPGLSGGEAQRLKLASEMVRGQDDTLFIFDEPTIGLHPLDVQVLMGIFQHLVELGATVLVIEHDLDVIRNADYIIDMGPYGGEEGGTITVSGTPEDVKACPDSITARYL, from the coding sequence ATGGAGATCCCAAACCATATCGAAGTGCGCGGAGCGAAGATCCACAACCTGAAGAATATAGACGTGGACATCCCTCTGAACAAGGTCGTCGGAATCGCGGGCGTATCCGGTTCCGGAAAGTCCTCCCTGGCTCTTGGGACGCTCTATGCCGAGGGCTCGAGACGTTATCTCGAGGCCCTGTCCACATACACCCGCAGGAGGATGACCCAGGCATCCCGTTCCGAGGTCGACGACATCCGTTACGTTCCTGCGGCGCTGGCATTGCATCAGCGCCCCGGGGTCCCCGGGATCAGGAGCACGTTCGGGACCTCTACCGAACTGCTCAACAACGTCAGGCTCATGTACTCGAGACTGGCCAACCACAGGTGCCCCAACGGGCACTATCTCGAACCGAACATCGACTTCGCCGCCATGATCGACATTAGGTGCCCCGTCTGCGGTGCCGTCGTCAGCCCTCCAAGCGCGGAGGACCTGGCGTTCAACAGCACCGGCGCCTGCAAGAAATGCGGCGGTACCGGGGTCGTCCACGAGGTCGACGAGAGCACCCTCGTCCCCGACGAGTCGAAGACCATAGATGAAGGAGCTGTCCTGCCGTGGCAGACCCTGATGTGGTCGCTCATGAAGGACATAGCCAGGGACAACGGCGTCCGCACCGATGTCCCGTTCAGGGACCTGACCGAGAAGGAGAGGGAATTCGTCCTCCACGGGCCTCCGAACAAGCATCATCTGCTCTATTACAACGAGAAGTCCGGCAACGCCGGGGAGATGGATTTCACATACTACAGCGCGGCCTACACCGTCGAGAACGCCCTTTCCAAGGTCAAGGACGAGAAGGGCATGAAGAGGGTGGAGAAATTCCTGAAGTTCGGAACTTGCCCCTGCTGCAACGGGACGAGACTGTCCGAGGAGGCGCGTGCCCCCCTGCTCAGGGGGATCTCCATCGACAAAACCTGCCAGATGACCCTTTCGGAACTCACGGAATGGGTGAAGGGCGTGCCTGGTTCCCTCCCGCCGAAGATGGTCCCGATGGCCGAGAGCATCTGCGAATCGTTCCACGACACGGCCAGGAGGCTCCTGGACCTGGGATTGGGATATCTCACGCTGGACCGTGCCACGTCCACGCTGTCCACAGGTGAGAGGCAGCGGGCACAGCTCGCAAGGTCCGTCCGCAACCGCACCACAGGAGTGCTGTATGTGCTGGACGAACCGTCGATAGGCCTGCACCCCTCCAACGTGGAGGGACTAATCGGCGTCATGGACGACCTGATCTCCGACGGGAACTCGATCGTCCTCGTGGACCACGACACGCAGATCCTCCGCCGTTCGGACTGGATTGTCGAGCTAGGCCCAAAGGCGGGTGCCGAAGGGGGCAACGTCATCGCGGAAGGCACGGTGGACGACCTGATCTCGGACAAGGGCTCCATGATCGGAAGGTTCCTGAAGGAAGGCAATAACGACCTTCGGAAGAGATGCGGGAGGGACGAGGTCTTCGCCAAGGGATCCATAACGATGAGCACCGACCGTATCCACACCGTCAAACCTCTGAGTGTGAGGATCCCGAGGGGCCGCATGACGGTCGTCACGGGTGTATCGGGAAGCGGGAAGACCACGATGGTCCTTGACAGCCTGGTCCCTGCCATGGAATCCGCCATCGTCGGCAGGGAGCTTCCCTCCCATGTGAAGTCTGTGGACCTGGGCGGCATCAGCCGCGTGAAGCTGATAGATGCCACCCCGATAGGGATCAACGTCCGCTCGACTGTAGCCACCTATGCGGATGTCCATGACGAACTCCGCAAGGTGTTCGCTAGGACCGATTCCGCCAAGGACAGAAATGTCAAGGCAGGGGACCTGTCCTACAACACAGGCAGACTGAGATGCCCGCTGTGCGACGGTACCGGCTCGATCAGCCTGGATGTGCAGTTCCTTCCTGATGTGGACATACCCTGTCCGGACTGCAACGGGTCCCGTTACTGCCCGGATGCATTCAAGATCACGAGGACTTCGAAGAACGGCGGGACCCAATCCCTGCCTGAACTGATGGAGATGGATGTTGACACGGCCCTGGAGGCCTGCAGCGACCTGAAGGTCGTGAGGAACAGGCTCCAGATGCTCCACGATGTGGGTCTCGGTTATCTCACGCTCGGGGAGGCCACCCCCGGCCTGTCCGGAGGAGAGGCCCAGCGCCTGAAACTGGCCAGCGAGATGGTCCGCGGACAGGACGACACACTGTTCATATTCGATGAGCCCACCATAGGACTCCACCCGCTGGACGTCCAGGTCCTCATGGGCATATTCCAGCACCTGGTGGAGCTGGGGGCCACAGTCCTGGTCATCGAGCACGACCTCGATGTCATAAGGAACGCGGATTACATCATAGACATGGGCCCGTACGGCGGAGAAGAGGGCGGGACGATAACCGTGTCGGGAACGCCAGAAGATGTGAAGGCGTGTCCCGACAGCATCACCGCCAGATACCTGTGA
- a CDS encoding PAP2 superfamily protein — MWTGIELLFPLQDFRLANPIVETLFVILSSRVFYLVLPILLATLFYWYVDKKQGEILAMGFVSSIVFSMCVKFGIAQPRPWQLDSGLIEPPQGTNSGGYALPSGHTASVTSSLLPAALMTRKRMLSAALIVLTVLIVIGRLVLCAHTPLDVLAGITVGLAAVAIAWKVTDLTYDDDRRYILANVAYAAVFTVLFVVTLTVWEGDVSDTLGYAGFMYGLVAARIMDRLYLGYEVPDTTARKAAVGYVQGMIVGALLLLVPYYLIPTVGMMIGGMLMMLWGFFAYPALLSIHACAR, encoded by the coding sequence ATGTGGACAGGGATCGAGCTGCTGTTCCCGCTGCAGGATTTCAGATTGGCTAACCCCATAGTGGAGACGCTGTTCGTGATCCTCTCGTCCAGGGTGTTCTATCTCGTCCTGCCGATACTGCTGGCGACCCTGTTCTACTGGTATGTGGACAAGAAGCAGGGGGAGATCCTCGCGATGGGATTCGTATCGTCCATTGTGTTCTCTATGTGCGTAAAGTTCGGCATAGCCCAGCCGAGACCGTGGCAGCTGGATTCCGGACTGATCGAGCCGCCTCAAGGAACGAACTCGGGAGGATATGCCCTGCCGAGCGGTCATACGGCATCCGTGACGTCGTCGCTGCTGCCCGCGGCGCTGATGACAAGGAAGAGGATGCTGTCCGCAGCCCTCATAGTCCTGACCGTCCTGATCGTGATCGGAAGGCTGGTGCTCTGTGCGCATACTCCGCTGGATGTGCTCGCGGGCATCACGGTGGGACTGGCCGCGGTGGCGATAGCATGGAAGGTCACCGATCTGACCTACGATGACGACAGGAGGTACATCCTGGCGAACGTCGCTTATGCAGCCGTCTTCACGGTGCTGTTCGTGGTTACCCTGACCGTGTGGGAAGGGGATGTTTCCGACACGCTCGGCTATGCGGGATTCATGTACGGGCTGGTCGCGGCCAGGATCATGGACAGGCTGTATCTCGGATACGAGGTCCCCGATACCACGGCCAGGAAGGCCGCCGTCGGTTACGTCCAGGGGATGATCGTAGGCGCCCTGCTACTGCTGGTGCCCTATTATCTGATACCGACCGTCGGCATGATGATCGGGGGCATGCTGATGATGCTCTGGGGCTTCTTCGCATACCCCGCATTACTATCCATTCACGCATGTGCCAGATGA
- a CDS encoding phospholipase D/transphosphatidylase, whose amino-acid sequence MIDWLTQLIIQADIIFLLILFFTEKNNPSRVLLWGLAMVVLPVVGFVLYLFVGQTFYSKSKYQRKGLKDDEIDDVLPLSKDLLEAEPDPDYKRTANAILNVGGLGFSNNNDVKLYTLGEDKFRDLYEDLRNAKKYIHLEYYIIRDDELGNELMDILTQKVKEGVEVKLLTDDFGVGKGPKRSIKVYRKAGGEFAVFHKVLWLMFSPKKNNRNHRKIGVIDGKIAYCGGFNIGDEYLGKGPLGFWRDTAVRLSGDAVKAIQVRFQMDWEYATGKPLCPPDRLQDYYGNTEYYTTGDKRVLTVSGGPDVADFNPVRLEYLELIRNAKKSVYLHSPYFIPDDSLQDALSVAVANGVDVKVIIPDKPDHMFVFWCNISSAYSVMGNGVKVYMYNRGFVHSKTMVVDGEYCSVGSANFDDRSLVLNFETNAVILSKELGKQMDDAFEEDLKYCTEYTREDYENINGYQSLKVAFSRLFSGLS is encoded by the coding sequence ATGATCGATTGGTTGACGCAGCTGATCATACAGGCTGACATAATCTTCCTGCTTATCCTCTTCTTCACCGAGAAGAACAACCCCTCCAGGGTTCTCCTGTGGGGATTGGCCATGGTGGTCCTTCCAGTTGTCGGATTCGTTCTATACCTGTTCGTCGGACAGACGTTCTACTCCAAATCCAAGTACCAGAGGAAGGGGCTGAAGGATGACGAGATAGATGACGTCCTTCCTTTGAGCAAGGATCTCCTGGAAGCGGAGCCGGATCCCGACTACAAGCGTACCGCCAATGCCATCTTGAACGTTGGCGGATTGGGTTTCTCGAACAACAACGACGTGAAGCTGTACACGCTGGGTGAGGACAAGTTCAGGGATCTGTACGAGGATCTCAGGAATGCCAAGAAGTACATTCATCTGGAATACTACATCATCAGGGATGACGAGTTGGGGAACGAGCTCATGGACATCCTCACCCAGAAGGTGAAGGAAGGGGTCGAGGTCAAGCTCCTGACGGATGATTTCGGGGTCGGCAAAGGTCCAAAGAGATCCATAAAGGTATACAGGAAGGCCGGCGGTGAGTTCGCGGTGTTCCACAAGGTGCTCTGGCTGATGTTCAGCCCCAAGAAGAACAACCGCAACCACAGGAAGATCGGGGTCATCGACGGGAAGATCGCATACTGCGGCGGATTCAACATCGGTGACGAATACCTAGGAAAGGGCCCCCTCGGATTCTGGAGGGATACAGCGGTAAGGCTCTCGGGAGATGCCGTCAAGGCGATACAGGTCAGGTTCCAGATGGATTGGGAATATGCCACTGGCAAACCCCTCTGTCCGCCGGACAGGCTTCAGGACTATTACGGGAACACCGAGTACTACACCACCGGGGACAAGAGGGTGCTGACCGTCTCGGGAGGTCCAGACGTGGCCGATTTCAACCCTGTGAGGCTGGAATATCTGGAGTTGATCAGGAACGCGAAGAAGTCCGTGTATCTGCACTCGCCTTACTTCATACCCGACGATTCCCTCCAGGACGCCCTGTCCGTTGCGGTGGCGAACGGTGTCGATGTCAAGGTGATCATACCCGACAAGCCCGATCACATGTTCGTGTTCTGGTGCAACATCAGCAGCGCGTATTCCGTCATGGGGAACGGTGTGAAGGTGTACATGTACAACAGGGGTTTCGTCCACTCCAAGACCATGGTCGTGGACGGGGAGTACTGCTCCGTCGGTTCGGCCAATTTCGACGACAGGTCCCTGGTGCTGAACTTCGAGACCAACGCCGTGATACTGTCGAAGGAACTGGGGAAGCAGATGGATGATGCCTTCGAGGAGGATCTGAAATACTGTACCGAATACACCAGAGAGGACTACGAGAACATCAACGGCTATCAGAGCCTGAAGGTGGCCTTCTCCAGGCTGTTCAGCGGATTGTCCTGA
- a CDS encoding NADPH-dependent FMN reductase has translation MSKMVCVILASPARKGNTSTLAMEAANAIPGADVRTHFLNRLDFMDCQGCHNCKQGKPCPLNDDLNPVLEDVRNCDALIVATPVYFGRATGLYYMYEDRTFKLYTEQPEPPKRKALVIVSAGAPIKHAQPTAERMQRILTRRNFETSIFLHSTRDDGLSKDNAEMLERVREAGRSLLD, from the coding sequence ATGTCCAAGATGGTCTGTGTCATACTGGCTAGCCCCGCGCGCAAAGGGAACACCTCCACATTGGCGATGGAGGCCGCGAACGCCATACCGGGAGCGGACGTCCGCACCCATTTCCTGAACAGGCTGGACTTCATGGACTGTCAGGGCTGTCACAACTGCAAGCAGGGCAAGCCCTGTCCGCTGAATGATGATCTGAATCCGGTCCTTGAGGATGTGAGGAACTGCGATGCGCTCATAGTGGCCACACCGGTCTACTTCGGGAGGGCCACGGGCCTGTACTACATGTACGAGGACAGGACGTTCAAGCTGTACACGGAGCAGCCGGAGCCTCCGAAGAGGAAGGCCCTCGTGATCGTATCCGCGGGAGCACCCATCAAGCACGCCCAGCCCACGGCGGAGAGGATGCAGAGGATCCTGACGCGCAGGAATTTCGAGACATCGATCTTCCTCCACAGCACGAGGGACGACGGGCTCTCCAAGGATAACGCGGAGATGCTGGAGCGTGTCCGCGAGGCGGGGAGAAGTCTTCTGGATTGA